The following coding sequences are from one Octopus bimaculoides isolate UCB-OBI-ISO-001 chromosome 3, ASM119413v2, whole genome shotgun sequence window:
- the LOC106873669 gene encoding F-box/SPRY domain-containing protein 1, translated as MAAARLPPVVLEVVFSYLDISDLRYCSLVCKSWYRFLNDENNDVWRFHCVRKLAEDALKSDVLSNVPTYKAKLRAFYHAWNPNDCSRNIYVKHNGFTLHRNPIAQSTDGARGKIGFRTGRHCWEVWWEGPLGTVAVIGLATKEAPMQCHGYVSLLGSDDQSWGWNLVDNLLLHNGDSQGNYPLLNNAPKYQVSQCQ; from the coding sequence ATGGCTGCCGCCAGGTTACCTCCAGTAGTTCTCGAAGTGGTCTTTTCTTATTTAGACATATCTGACTTGCGATATTGTTCGTTAGTCTGCAAAAGCTGGTACAGATTTCTTAACGATGAAAACAATGACGTCTGGAGGTTTCATTGTGTTAGAAAATTAGCAGAAGATGCACTTAAATCGGATGTTTTATCCAATGTACCTACTTACAAAGCTAAATTACGAGCATTTTATCACGCGTGGAACCCTAATGATTGCTCGCGAAACATTTATGTAAAACACAATGGATTTACATTACATCGGAACCCTATTGCACAGAGTACGGACGGAGCCCGGGGTAAGATCGGGTTTCGAACTGGGCGACACTGCTGGGAGGTATGGTGGGAAGGTCCCCTCGGAACTGTGGCTGTGATCGGACTTGCTACGAAAGAAGCTcccatgcagtgtcatggatatgtttctttattaggtAGCGATGACCAAAGCTGGGGATGGAATCTCGTGGACAATCTATTATTACATAATGGTGACAGTCAAGGAAACTATCCTTTGTTAAATAATGCTCCGAAATATCAGGTAAGTCAGTGCCAGTGA